One Setaria italica strain Yugu1 chromosome II, Setaria_italica_v2.0, whole genome shotgun sequence DNA segment encodes these proteins:
- the LOC101777637 gene encoding nitrile-specifier protein 5 isoform X2 produces the protein MAGAWVKLEQKGAGPGARSSHAITLVGDMAYAFGGEFTPRVPVDKTMYAFDLKSHTWSAVGATGDVPPPRVGVTMAAVGGTVYMFGGRDQEHKELNELYSFDTSTGTWALLSSGADGPPHRSYHSMVADAVGGRVYVFGGCGDAGRLNDLWGYDVAAGRWERLPSPGEACRPRGGPGLAVAGGKLWVVYGFGGEELDDVHCYDPATGRWSAVETSGDKPSPRSVFCVTGIGRHVLVFGGEVDPSDLGHLGAGKFSAEAFALDTETGAWTRLDDDAEAEPEHHPGPRGWCAFAAGEKEGRRGLLVYGGNSPTNDRLDDIYFFAPVLEAAR, from the exons ATGGCTGGCGCCTGGGTGAAG TTGGAGCAGAAGGGAGCCGGGCCAGGAGCAAGAAGCTCCCACGCCATCACCCTCGTCGGCGACATGGCCTACGCGTTCGGCGGCGAGTTCACCCCACGCGTGCCGGTGGACAAGACCATGTACGCCTTCGACCTCAAGAGCCACACCTGGTCGGCGGTCGGCGCCACGGGtgacgtgccgccgccgcgcgtcgGCGTGACCATGGCGGCCGTCGGCGGCACGGTGTATATGTTCGGCGGGCGCGATCAGGAGCACAAGGAGCTCAACGAGCTCTACTCCTTCGACACGTCGACGGGCACGTGGGCCCTCCTGTCCTCCGGCGCCGACGGCCCGCCGCACCGGAGCTACCACTCCATGGTGGCTGACGCCGTCGGCGGCCGGGTGTACGTCTTCGGTGGGTGCGGCGACGCCGGCCGCCTGAACGACCTGTGGGGCTACGACGTGGCTGCCGGGCGGTGGGAACGGCTGCCGTCGCCCGGGGAGGCTTGTCGCCCCCGCGGCGGGCCCGGACTGGCCGTTGCCGGCGGGAAGCTGTGGGTGGTGTATGGCTTCGGCGGGGAGGAGCTCGACGACGTGCACTGCTACGACCCGGCCACAGGACGGTGGTCCGCGGTCGAGACCTCCGGCGACAAGCCGAGCCCGCGGAGCGTGTTCTGCGTCACCGGGATCGGGAGGCACGTCCTCGTGTtcggcggcgaggtggaccCCAGCGACCTGGGCCACCTCGGCGCCGGCAAGTTCTCGGCCGAGGCGTTCGCTCTGGACACGGAGACCGGCGCGTGGACACGCCtggacgacgacgccgaggccgagccCGAGCACCACCCGGGGCCTCGCGGGTGGTGCGCGTTCGCAGCAGGGGAGAAGGAGGGGCGACGAGGGCTGCTGGTGTACGGCGGCAACTCGCCGACGAACGACCGGCTCGACGACATCTACTTCTTCGCGCCTGTCCTTGAGGCCGCACGCTAG
- the LOC101777637 gene encoding nitrile-specifier protein 5 isoform X1, protein MDLPDANRQGANACWHESPVMLEQKGAGPGARSSHAITLVGDMAYAFGGEFTPRVPVDKTMYAFDLKSHTWSAVGATGDVPPPRVGVTMAAVGGTVYMFGGRDQEHKELNELYSFDTSTGTWALLSSGADGPPHRSYHSMVADAVGGRVYVFGGCGDAGRLNDLWGYDVAAGRWERLPSPGEACRPRGGPGLAVAGGKLWVVYGFGGEELDDVHCYDPATGRWSAVETSGDKPSPRSVFCVTGIGRHVLVFGGEVDPSDLGHLGAGKFSAEAFALDTETGAWTRLDDDAEAEPEHHPGPRGWCAFAAGEKEGRRGLLVYGGNSPTNDRLDDIYFFAPVLEAAR, encoded by the exons ATGGATCTTCCTGATGCCAACCGCCAAGGCGCCAACGCTTGTTGGCACGAAAGCCCTGTGATG TTGGAGCAGAAGGGAGCCGGGCCAGGAGCAAGAAGCTCCCACGCCATCACCCTCGTCGGCGACATGGCCTACGCGTTCGGCGGCGAGTTCACCCCACGCGTGCCGGTGGACAAGACCATGTACGCCTTCGACCTCAAGAGCCACACCTGGTCGGCGGTCGGCGCCACGGGtgacgtgccgccgccgcgcgtcgGCGTGACCATGGCGGCCGTCGGCGGCACGGTGTATATGTTCGGCGGGCGCGATCAGGAGCACAAGGAGCTCAACGAGCTCTACTCCTTCGACACGTCGACGGGCACGTGGGCCCTCCTGTCCTCCGGCGCCGACGGCCCGCCGCACCGGAGCTACCACTCCATGGTGGCTGACGCCGTCGGCGGCCGGGTGTACGTCTTCGGTGGGTGCGGCGACGCCGGCCGCCTGAACGACCTGTGGGGCTACGACGTGGCTGCCGGGCGGTGGGAACGGCTGCCGTCGCCCGGGGAGGCTTGTCGCCCCCGCGGCGGGCCCGGACTGGCCGTTGCCGGCGGGAAGCTGTGGGTGGTGTATGGCTTCGGCGGGGAGGAGCTCGACGACGTGCACTGCTACGACCCGGCCACAGGACGGTGGTCCGCGGTCGAGACCTCCGGCGACAAGCCGAGCCCGCGGAGCGTGTTCTGCGTCACCGGGATCGGGAGGCACGTCCTCGTGTtcggcggcgaggtggaccCCAGCGACCTGGGCCACCTCGGCGCCGGCAAGTTCTCGGCCGAGGCGTTCGCTCTGGACACGGAGACCGGCGCGTGGACACGCCtggacgacgacgccgaggccgagccCGAGCACCACCCGGGGCCTCGCGGGTGGTGCGCGTTCGCAGCAGGGGAGAAGGAGGGGCGACGAGGGCTGCTGGTGTACGGCGGCAACTCGCCGACGAACGACCGGCTCGACGACATCTACTTCTTCGCGCCTGTCCTTGAGGCCGCACGCTAG
- the LOC101778062 gene encoding FRIGIDA-like protein 3 has product MSDLESVAALMESTSSKIQQLQQAFAELERQSAVSMNLKWKQLEDHFRGLEQSLKKKFDELKEQEKEFQETVAKSEQMLEQREAAVVAKELTSLERLQEKRDAALAMIFSKSKLSLPVPAINPMDKALDNLGVKWPKLASEESVRLQVDCAAVKPRSELVSLCEEMNVKGLHKFISDNRKNLAIIREEIPSALQKASHPYGLVLDSLEDFYAGDNLVLDGKKDGDLLGVRRTCLMLMESLGQLQTDDITRFSLEGHMLTTDIKERAKKIAFEWKSKLDSLDIDASNGNCLEAHAFLQLLATFGISAEYNDDDLCKLLPYVSRRRQTPELCRLLGLSQKMPGVIGVLVESGKPIDAINLAYAFELTEQFEPVQLLKAYLRDVKKVPHAKNAKISPGAQNEMNERELSALKAVIKCIEEHKLEEQYPVDPLQKRVLQLEKAKADKRRAVEAAKPQSKRPRANGSAFAPRATGFADKSFYPATPERLPSYPYERQFVYGAEAHHPPMMSSAPYTIQPAHTPYYGNGYPVQYQVPYIH; this is encoded by the exons ATGTCTGATTTGGAGTCTGTGGCTGCCCTTATGGAGTCGACAAGCTCTAAGATACAGCAGCTTCAACAGGCTTTTGCTGAGCTTGAGAGGCAGAGTGCTGTCTCCATGAACCTCAAGTGGAAGCAACTTGAGGATCACTTTCGTGGCCTTGAGCAGTCGCTCAAGAAAAAGTTTGACGAACTGAAAGAGCAGGAGAAAGAGTTCCAGGAGACCGTCGCGAAATCAGAGCAGATGCTGGAGCAGCGGGAGGCAGCTGTTGTAGCTAAGGAACTGACTTCTTTGGAGAGGTTGCAGGAGAAAAGGGATGCTGCATTAGCTATGATCTTTAGCAAGTCCAAGCTGTCCTTACCTGTTCCTGCCATAAACCCAATGGACAAGGCTCTGGATAATCTTGGTGTCAAGTGGCCTAAACTGGCTTCTGAAGAGAGTGTGCGCCTGCAAGTTGACTGTGCTGCAGTGAAGCCTCGTTCTGAGTTAGTCTCGCTCTGTGAGGAAATGAATGTGAAGGGGCTTCATAAGTTTATATCGGACAACAGGAAGAACTTGGCAATCATCCGTGAGGAAATTCCCAGTGCACTGCAGAAAGCATCACATCCTTATGGCCTGGTGTTGGATTCCCTGGAAGACTTTTATGCTGGAGATAATCTTGTATTGGATGGCAAGAAGGATGGAGACCTTCTGGGTGTTAGAAGGACGTGCCTGATGTTGATGGAGTCACTTGGACAGCTGCAAACTGATGATATAACTCGTTTCTCTTTGGAGGGGCACATGCTTACAACTGATATCAAAGAGAGAGCGAAAAAGATTGCATTTGAGTGGAAGTCCAAGCTGGATAGTCTTGACATTGATGCTAGTAATGGGAACTGTCTTGAAGCTCACGCATTTCTCCAACTCCTGGCAACCTTTGGTATTTCTGCTGAATATAATGACGATGACCTGTGCAAACTGCTGCCATACGTcagtcgtcgtcgtcagacacCTGAACTTTGTCGATTGCTTGGGTTATCACAGAAAATGCCAG GTGTGATTGGAGTTCTGGTGGAAAGTGGAAAACCTATTGATGCAATTAATTTGGCTTATGCGTTTGAGCTTACTGAACAGTTTGAACCAGTGCAACTGCTGAAAGCATACCTGAGGGATGTTAAGAAAGTGCCACATGCCAAGAATGCCAAAATTTCTCCTGGTGCACAG AATGAGATGAATGAACGTGAGTTATCTGCACTGAAAGCTGTCATTAAGTGCATTGAGGAGCACAAACTCGAGGAGCAATACCCTGTGGATCCACTTCAGAAAAGGGTTTTGCAGCTAGAGAAAGCAAAGGCAGACAAGAGGAGGGCTGTTGAAGCAGCAAAGCCACAGTCCAAGAGGCCTCGTGCAAATGGATCAGCCTTTGCACCCCGTGCTACCGGCTTTGCTGACAAGAGCTTTTATCCTGCAACCCCAGAGAGGCTTCCCTCCTACCCTTACGAGAGGCAGTTTGTGTATGGTGCGGAGGCCCATCATCCTCCAATGATGAGCTCAGCACCTTACACGATCCAACCTGCCCACACACCTTATTATGGTAATGGTTACCCAGTTCAGTACCAGGTACCGTATATCCACTAA
- the LOC101770908 gene encoding uncharacterized protein LOC101770908, whose product MDKSTKIVTCVAAAYMLLSMMAMIIQSRKRKRCTRRVGITYGPMELSGALFDEENCMITLDEEHYNGHVHDHKADAEFLNKPLLHYKEMEAIFGNTMATENFAKDSSAPLGREDDEVESQEEGDEVTGHGPSDGPTTQGATSSASRPSKKARVAEMEEDGLVAAFKCVGENLAVAIKMVAKPDNDLPADLFDMLDQLPCFNLAHISFYYAHLVENPHIGRAFYTLPFEHKLNRVTQFIAEKFPRM is encoded by the exons ATGGATAAGAGCACCAAGATTGTAACTTGTGTTGCTGCTGCATACATGCTGTTGTCAATGATGGCCATGATTATTCAATCTAGAAAACGTAAACGATGTACAAGAAGGGTTGGTATTACCTATGGGCCTATGGAG TTGAGTGGCGCACTCTTTGATGAAGAAAACTGTATGATTACACTAGATGAGGAGCACTACAACGGCCATGTCCAT GATCATAAGGCTGATGCTGAGTTCTTGAACAAGCCCCTCTTGCACTACAAAGAGATGGAGGCAATATTTGGCAATACCATGGCTACTGAAAACTTTGCAAAAGACTCAAGTGCACCTCTAGGTAGAGAGGATGATGAGGTTGAAAGTCAAGAAGAGGGGGATGAGGTTACAGGGCATGGTCCAAGTGATGGGCCTACCACTCAAGGGGCAACATCTTCTGCTAGTAGACCAAGTAAGAAGGCCAGGGTAGCTGAAATGGAGGAGGATGGGCTGGTTGCCGCTTTCAAATGTGTAGGTGAGAACCTTGCTGTTGCCATAAAAATGGTTGCTAAACCTGATAATGACCTACCAGCTGACCTATTTGACATGTTGGACCAACTTCCTTGTTTTAATTTAGCACACATATCTTTCTACTATGCTCATTTGGTGGAAAATCCTCACATTGGTAGAGCTTTCTATACACTACCATTTGAGCACAAGTTAAACAGGGTCACACAGTTCATCGCTGAGAAGTTCCCTAGAATGTAA